Part of the Falco rusticolus isolate bFalRus1 chromosome 2, bFalRus1.pri, whole genome shotgun sequence genome is shown below.
ACTGAACTCCATATACCTACAACTGTCACAGTACCATATGCTACTACAAGCAACTGTACTACACCTCCTGAATTCCTCAACTGTAAGAGCAGCAAACTATActggtctggctgggatggagttagcATGGATCTGCAACTTAAGTAGCATTGACGCCCTCACCATGCCAGCAAACAGGCTAGGGGGTGGGGTGTCCTGCATCTACCTGTATACACACAAATGTATTTGTCAgttaagaacaagaaaacaagttttataCCACCTAAAACCAAAGAACTTACTTTGTCTCCTCAATTGGGGAGATGGGGCCTTCATCAtctaaatatttgtgtttccGTACCAACAGACATTCTCTTTCCAAGTCTTCACTAGCCTGAAGGGCTCCTAAAGCTTTTTTAAGATGTTCTTCATATTTAAGGACTTCAATGTACTGGAAATATCCCTTTGTAGCTgcttgctaaagaaaaaaaatacatcaggtGAGGTCTTAAAAATACAACtccaaagcattttattatGAACTGAATTGTAGTATTATATTGGCACCTGTATTCTAGCTGTGTTTGTCTTAAAACTTACAACAAAGTGTCCtgtttaacagaaataaaaactatttcaCTATTTTACTGTAGCACACCAGATGGAAGCACAATATAGCCAATTTAAAGCcactatttttaatatacaaaataaaatacaattatcCCACAAAGTAGAAGACTCACCTCATAGCCAAGAACCATCTTTAAGGGAATATCTTTCTTCCCATAATGTTTTTCAACAAAGGGGAATCGAAAACCTCTGTCTAGAAGCCGCCTCCTTTGTTCTTGAGGTGAGGCTGTCAGTGGTGGCCTCCCTGTACGCATCTGGGTGCcctcatgctttttcttcttcttcttcttcttcctcgAGCTACGCCAGAATTTCTGGTGTGCAGCAGCCTTAAACTTCTTTCCCCTGAAGTGATAGGCAAAAATGGCTTTCAAATTGAGTTTTGACTCCTGCTTCTTGGAAGTTTCCAATGATCTTACTGGACTTTGAGGGGACACAGAAGAATCTGAAgagctttcattttcaggtgCTCCTGCAACAGATTCAGTTTGTTGCCTTGAAGACCGagatctctttttttgctttgaaggtGCAATGGAGCACTTAGGATGGTACTCACTACCACTAGCAGTGGAGAGatcactgaagaagaaaaaaaaacactcaaatTTCCAGGGACTATATAGTTTTATGATATATCACAGGTACTGCACATGAAAAATTCTAAGCTAGAGATAAAAACTCACATTTCTGCATCGCTGCTGTCTAGTACAATCTCAGCTGAAGCAGCTGATGGCTTGCATATACTGTTAAGCTCATCTGAAGACTCCTCAGGAGCAGtgtttttctgccttgaacATGAACGCTCCATTCTGATATTTGTTTCCCATGCATATACCTTATACAGTTCTTTCTGCTGTGTATTAGCTCTTGGCCATCAGGATAATCAGAGCCAGAAGCCTAGGATTCATCCATATTGGTCATGTTTCAGTTTGCCCTAAAAATCAGTAAGAATTCAAGACAAATTGAAGATAATCCTATGTTAATCAGGCAACAAGCCTTTCACCACTCCACATAATAGGGTAAATTTACAAGAACAATCTTAAGCAAACTTCAGCATAGGTTTTCCTATGAACCACAAGCAAATATACTAACCTTCAGAGTAACAGTTACATTGCACTGACTTCTCTCAAGACATTCATAGCATAATTTAGGCCAGAAGGGATTTTTACAGCTCTTTTGGTCCAGTTCCTAGTCACGCAAAGCTAACTTCAAAGTTACATCAGATTGTTCAGAAACTTGTAGAGATGAGTTCTGAATGTTTTAACACTCTCCCTACTAGAGATAAGTCTTCCCTTAAATAAGTACACATAAGTATAGACAACAGCTTATACTTGCAagtatatttcagttttaagtcATACAAAAATTCACtgttgtttacatttttaaactaatgTAACAGTGTTGCCAGAGAAGTAACCgcatctttcttctgttcttttgctAGCTATATGAGACCTAAAGCCTCCTGCCCTGACAATCAATGAAGCCTTTGTTCATTTATTATCAATCAACATGGCAACCAGTCCCACAAAATGTTTATGTTCAGTTGACCCTGCAAGAAAACCCAATCCACCCCTTCAGCTGTCCCAAGTCTGCGCAAAGGGACTGaaacacacagcagagaaagctgTCCTTCCTATGTAATAGCCTCGTTATTTTACCTGCTTGTTAGTTTACTAGCCCTGTAGATCTGTACCTTTGTaattttaatgtgctttttacTGCTTCACAAACCCATCACCACACCCATTAGTATTTCAAATGTAGTTGCACACCATTTAGcaaagggcaacaaagctggtgaagggtctagagcacaagtcttatgaggagcagctgagggatctggggtggtttagcctggagaaaagaaggggaaacCTTAccactctctacagctacctgaaaggagacCGTAGCAAGGTGTGtgctggtctcttctcccaagtaagaagagataggacaagaggaaatggcctcaagtcATACCAGAGAAGGTTTAGAGTGGCtactaggaaatattttttcacaaaaaagggctgtcaagcattggaacaggctgcccagggaggtagctgaatcaccatccctggaggtatttaaaacatgtagatgtggcgTTGAGGGACACTGTTTAGTCTGTGTGGACTGGGTAGTGCCGAGTTAACAGatggactcaatgatcttacAGGTCTTCcccaacctaaacaattctatggttctatgaatGGCGATTTCTGACAGCAGCTTGCACCTATACCCTTGACAAACTGTGAGCACACCACTAACATCAGTTCACCTGATGCTGGGAAAGCTCTAACTCAATAGCCAAAGCGACTATTAGGCAGGTATTTGTTTATTCACTGCTGGGTGCACTCCTCCTAACATGCACACCCACTCAGCACTTTACTAGGAATTTATATAGCATAAATATACATATTCATGGAAAGGACATACACAGTTGTAAGATTTCTGGGAAGAGGTGGAACATTTCCCACAACACTGCCACTCCTTGGGCCTGTGCACTGTCTCCTGGTGGTCTTCATTGAGGGTCTTGAAGACGAAGGCTCAAAGTCTTCCTCTACGTTGAGCTTTTTACCTTGTCTGTCTTCAAGGTGGTTGTCCAAACCACAAAAGCCATTCTACCCAGTGTACCTCCTTATCTTAACTACAGCACTAACTTCTCTGGCTAAGTCTGTCCAAGCAAGGACAAGTTCATCTAGACAAATAGTTTCATGCTCCCAATGCCAACTATCTTGTCCTCCTCTTTAACGTTTCTCATTATTCACAACCAAGGCCCGACAAACACAATGCCCAGAAGCAGAACAGCCTGACATCAAAGCAGGAATACATGAAATAACGGCACTCAACACAAGCTGTGGCTGGTACTTACAATTAGCTGTTCAGCATCTGCAGCTGTTTAAGGGATAACACCTCTTAtcccttaaaaagaaaaacaaccaacatCTTACTGGCCGGTTATTTTATACGGGGTTCTTTCCTCCCAAAGAGCCATCGATTACTTCGCCAACATCTACCCCTGGCTGACAGGCGGCAAACATACCGCTCGCCTTCCCCCCGCACCGACCTCGGCTGCGCTGGGGCCGGCGGCACAAGAGACATTTTGTTGGTGGGCACCCACAAAATTACCGCAGGCCGGGGAACACCCCACCGGCAGCGCTCCCGAGGATGCCCTCACGCAGTGCCGCCACACAGGCCATTCCCGAGGGCAAACCCAGCCGCGGCCGGCCGGCCCGGGCCGCCAGCCTGTCCTGGGCCCTTCCCTGCAGATGGGCTCCCCGAGCGGTCGGTCGGAGAGGGGGCACAACCAAACAGACACCACCACGACTCTTCCCCCCTCATTCCTGCCACCCCAGCGGCGGGATGGCGGCGGATACCGAACGCGCACTCACCTCAGCGCCCGCCGCCTCACGCCTCTCCGCCCCAAAAGGCGCGAAATGGCCGCCCGACGGGTTAAGTAGCGCCGGGCTCTCGCGAGAGCCGCACGGTCCGACGGGAGGGAGGCTCGCGGCCCGGTGCCGGCGTCATCGCCAtgcgggggggggcggggggtggtgcCCGGGGCCGGCCCTcggcgggggcgggcggtgCCGCCGCGCAGCCCGGACGGCGGCGCAGGTACGTGCGGTCTGGCGCTAGCGGCGGCCGGGGATCGTCCGTCGGCGCTTTTGCAGGATCGGGCAGCGCGGGGCAGCTCCCGGCCGTCTGTCCCTTCAGCCGGCTCCCCGGCGGGGCTTCCCGCTCGGTGCGGGGCCGCCAGGAGCTGCGCGCTGCAGCGGCCGGCCTCTCCCTACCGCTGCCCTGCCGCTCCGCCCCGCTGCCGCCCAGGCTCCCCGAGCGGGCGGCTGCGGCCCGAGTACCCCCTGCTTCCTCTGGCAGCCCCGCCGGGTGCCGGGACAGCTTTAAGTGTTTCTTCGCTCCAGCGCTTTTCGCTGCCTCTTcccggcgggcagcgccccGCAGaccccgctcccgccccgctgCTGTTCGTGCCCGGCTCTTCCCCACATCCCAGCCGCTcggcagcccccgccggcccgcAGCCGACCCCTGCCGCATACGGGATCGCCGTGCATCACCCCAGTCGAGGAACACAACCGCTCCGGGTGCATCTGTAAATGTTTAGCTCTTCTTGGTGTCATCGCTAATTTTTTCTCTCACTGACTGCCAGCTTCAATGTTTCCCTGGTATTTCTCCCCCCCGACTCATTAGACTGCCTATAACCTCTCCTTTCTGGCTTTTACCCCCCAAACTAGTCTTGGTTCAGGTTTTGATACTGGACaacccaccacccacccccattAAGATCAAGGTTCCCATTTCATATGCATTTTCCTGTCCTTTGACTGCTCTCTCTGGTGTTTCCTTCCCACTTCAAAAAGTTACACTTTGAAAGTCTTTCAGATGTTGTTTCCCCCATTCCTGTTGCATTGTCTCAGGTCTAACAGTCTTATTGTCCCTTTAGCATTTGTGTTCTTTCTTTGAAAGTCTGTAGTAATCCAATGTCACTCCATCCCTCCATGATGGACCTTAATTGTCTGTTGTCTCCTTGCAGGTTCTCCTCTCCCAAACCACACCGGATCCCCTGTGAATGCTTGCAGTGGTGACTCAGGGATCTAGTTCTCTTTTGTGTCCTTCCTGGTAAGGACTACTGTCCAGTAAGCAGATCAGGTTTATTATGGTACATCATGCTTtacccacagcctttccctcctttcttgATTGTGGGGAGCTGACTACTGTCCTTTAAACAGCAGGTGATGATGGCCTATATCTGAGCCTGCTTGTTTATCTGTGTCCGAGTCTTGCCTCTACCTTTTGCACAACAGCAGTTCTAGCCTGCCTTCTCAAGCCTGTTTCAGGACTTTTTCAACTGGTGTCTTGAGTGATGGCACAGCCTCCCTCCAGAGGTGGCAAAATGTTCTTGAGGAGATGAGGATCATCTAAAACAATGCTGCCAAAGCCATCTTCTTACCTTCTTGCTCAGACTAGTTACATGCTCTCTTGTGTTGGGTGCACACTTAAAGTCTTGGGGTATGATTCACGCCATCTGACAGCAGGCTTCTACCAGAGGCATAAAATCCAGCCTGTTACTTTCCTTTCCACAGccagaggagggagggagtcACCTGTGGAGATGTATAAGAACAACTAAGATGAGAATTACTATACATGGGtagctttctgcctttctttgcaGCTTGCTGACAGCAGTAATTTGGGGTGGCTGAACTCTGAGCTTAAAGACTTCAGTTAGGTGACTGCTATAATCTCCTGACTCTTTTTTccactgggttttattttcctttatgcaGACTCAAGAGGCTGATGGTATAATGACAGTTACAAATTTTGACAATCATAAAAgctaacattttttaaaaatagaagctgAAAGTATACATAAACAGCTAGCTTACATCACTGTCCTTCCTAACAAAAGCTCTGTCAGGTCTGGGATTGTAATTGGGTTTTTTGGCGTTTTCTTCCAAAGCCTGACATCTGGATAAGTGGgacccattttctttttctgctgtgtgcaGCAAGCATGTGCGTAAGCAGTTAATGATTGCTGTGGCTAATTTATAGGTAGTGTATGATTAGCTGTTTCTGCCCTGAGCTAGTGGTTTGCTCTAGTAGCAGTTTGCTGTTGCAAGGCtgactgaaatatattttgtttgcaaaggGGTTCTTAAACTTACGttcaaacaaaacctttttgttACAGGCTCCGTACCCATACAGAGCCTGATACTGCagaatttgctgctgctgttttctgttttgctgctagCCTGTTCCCCTCTGGAAGGGGAAACATGCCCAGACTCAGTTGGACACAATGTCACAGTTGAGGTTGAAAGTCCACCATAACAAATGCtggaaaagtaaatattaaGGTAGGGAAGACCTGAAGAGGCTGCTCATGtgctcagaaaagcagttttcttgcaaaaataaattacgACTCCAGGCTTACAAAGGGCAGATAAATCTCCTGACCTGTCCTTTGAACAGCATAGAGTGTGTTTTGCGTACACCCAGTTGTAAGCTTGAAGGACTATCATATGTAATGATCTGAGCCAGCTGTAGAGCTGACGGACATCTTCCAAAGCACGTAAGAAAAGTAACATAAATATTGAAGCTGTTAGTCTTTCCTTTGATGGCAGAACTACAATTCTACTGTTGTTTATGTATTCTGgagtgaaactgaaaaataagtaacatATTGAAAACAGTCTGTTTTAATTGTTAAACTGTTACCCTTGTTGACAGATCAGTTGCTCCTACAGTGCGGCATATTGTAATTTCTTAACAGAAGAAATCAGCACTGATTAGGAAATGGCCAAAGTTGAAAGGTTTGCTTTTCACGTTCCAAGTCTGGAGGAGCTTGCTGGGGGTAAGTCACACAGTGTGTAACTTTTTACAAACTTATAATGTACTCTTCAAACTTAATCTTAAAGCTCTTATCAAAACCTTTCTACAGCTAGTACATGCAGAATGTTCATGCTCTTAACACACTGAGATGTAAAGAAAAGCACTATCTTTCTATGTGCTATTATTTCCTTAAAGCAAACAATGACTCCTTCCCCAAATCCCAGTAATATTTAGCACAGAGACTCTTAAATCCTTTAAAACTGTCTGCTGCATCTGCAGATTTGTGCACAGATTGTGAAAGTGTGACAATTACAGACTGACTTACTTACACATACAGGATTGTCTGTCCTCTACCCTCCagtattcctttctttttcaggacTACTCAAAACACAGCTGACAAGATGCAGTATAGCAAGTCCTCTTGCTTGAATGTAGTCGGGTCCTCTTTTGGTGATTGCCTTAGAACCAGGCTgcaggaaacattttatttagtttgttTCCAAAGCCTTCACCAAACGTGCTCAGAATAACAGAATGGTTAAGGTTGGACAGGATTTGGTCCAACTCACCTCATGAGCTTCTTTCCTTGCCCTCGTAGAAAGGTGTTATTCCTTCGGGTAGTCTGTCTCCTGCAGCAGATGTActaaagctttttttgctttcagagagGTCCTCAAGTTCAGTCTGTCAGCCTCCCAAGTCTCTATCAGTTTGACATCTCCATGCTTTAAGGAATTGTAGTCCCAGCAGTACCCCAGGTGGTTCTCAGTAGCTTTTGGGCTGGGCCAATAGGCCAGCACTGCTGTAGACCTGTGGGCTGTGCAGAGAACAGCAGGTACTTGCAGTAGAACAGCTTAaaacagtagcagaaaaaatagtatgaagcagaattttttcttcttttccccccatCTGTCCTGAGGACCTCCTGTAagctgtgaattatttttttttgctgttcagctTTTGAGCATAATTTGAGGGCTGTCTTTTTATTGTCCTTTTTCACTTGCCAGAAGGTACTGAGGGAGATTTAGAAACCTGCCAAATGCCTTCTACTGACCCTTGTGGTCAACAGCTTGGTAAATCTGCTCCCAAGAAGTAAGGTATGGCTGAAGTCCTGATTGGAGGAAACAAAGGCACAGGGAAGTCTTATGAGTGAATAAGGAACTGCCTGATTTGAGATCGCAGGCTGGattttctgttccttatttTGAGACATCTGTTAAAGCAGACGCCCAGGCATGAAAGAACTTGGACCTTTTAACACCGTATTTAAAGAAGTGTATGTGAAGGCAATCCCACACTCAATTAAGATTTGGAAGTTGTTTCCAAACAGTCCACTTGTGTAAGTCAGAATCCTTGTTTGAGTGACTTTGTAGGTTCTAAGCCTAAAAACATTGATATGAAGTAAACCCAGAAGTTTAGATTTGGGACTGTTCATTGTCATCAGCGCCATTCATTACCTGTCTTGTACTGATGGTGGCACTCGCCAGAAAATCTCCACGTGAACTTAAACATGATGGGCAATATCCTGTGATAACAGAAATTTCCAGACAGCAGAGAGAATTTGAGATTATAATCAAGCTATTGCAAACAGTCTagttaatatatttaaagaacTGATTGTCACTTCAGCTAGAACTTACTTCCTCCTTTGCTCTTGCTTATTTGACCATGACTATAATTGTCTGCTCTTGTGAAGTAAAGACACTGCTGAATGTGGTTTAAGTTTACCCATGTTACTTCACATTGAGCTGCTCCTAGTAGCACCAGGAGAAGTTAGTTATTGTATTTCAGTTAAAAGTTTTTTAGAATTCTTAATTAATGTGGTAGCAAACAATTATCTGAACAAGCTTTTGTTCTACCTCAGGAAACAAGTGCCTAAAGACAGTAACATTTGAATAGAGTTAGAGTAAGCTTAAGTCCTTTAATGTGTCTTGCTGAAATAAAGCCTAAACAGGTATATTTATTGTTGTTAGTAACTTGTCAAACTCTTGGTACGTTTTTGTTGTCAATGACTCTGCCattgttttttattatagtTTTGCAGAAAGGGCTTAAAGAAAACTTTGCTGATGCTCAAGTCTCTGTTGTAGACTGTCCTGATCTGACTCAGGAACCCTTCAACTTTCCTGCTAAAGGTAACCTAGCGTTCCTGTCTTCCACTAAGACTTCTCCAGTTCTTTCTACCTGACCCTACTTGGTTTTGATCTTCCAAAGATGTTGGGAGAGCTTGAATTGTTTTTCAGGTAAAGAATAAGCATGAGAGGAGAGCTACATGTTATTTCTGGATTTGCTTCCTAGTCAGTGTGTGAACAAGGACAAGTCATTACAAGtacttgtcatttttttttcttaacctatGATTGCAATACTCACTTATTTCACAAGCTTTATTTAGTGTACTGAAGaggttttgaaattaatttgttaccTTCCAGAAGGAGAAATTTTTTAGATCCATGCCAGTCACTATCTGAACCTAAGGAGTTGtgtttccattaattttaaattcttgccATTCACATTTGTCAGTGAAGTGAGACTGTCTTACTCTGAGTGGGATTAATCTTCTTTGACATCAACTGTCTGGAAGACAGATATGTCATCTTGTGCTCATCTGAGTTCCCTCTGTCATCAACGTAGTGAAAGAAACACCTCCAGAAGGTGGTTCatccctttttaaaatacttgtccTGAGACTTGGACATccagttttgctgaaattttgCAAATGGAGTCCCAGTGAGGGTATCCACTTTGTGGCAAGGGCATCTTACTGGAGAACTGGCAAATGGTGGTTGTTGCCCtctgtaatatatttttgtgcttAGAGTATGTTAATTTTGCAACACGTTGCCTAGCATTAAATCCTTACGTGAATCATTTTAGAGCTTACTGTCCTTGTATTTCTTAATAGCGCACCACTTTTTTTGTAAGCATGCTAGGAAAATAGTATTCTCAGGGTGTTAGAAGTTTGAGGAACCGGTTAGACTGCATGCTCATTTTAagattattaggaaaaaatattttactaagCTAACTGGCTCTATTCTTCCAGGAATTTGCGGAAAACCTAGAATAGCAGATGTGGGAGGTGTTCCTTACCTCATACCTactgtacagaaagaaaaagtgagttTTTCCTGTAGCTGTGGAGATTAATACAtttgtcaaaataaaagcattgttGAAGTCTAAACAAAACTGAGGACTGATGGACAGTATAACATTCCACTTGTAAAACAGACTTactttttagtattttgtgAGGTTGATTTTGACATCTGTTAAACATAGACTATGTCACAAAATCTTACACATTGTAGCAAAAATAGCACATCATGGTTGATGGTTCATCTTCTCCTCCCCTGGGCTATAAGATAGTTTTGGAAACGCATCATCTGTGACAGGAGCAGTGGAAGGAACTACTAAACAAAGGACTTGTCTGCGTGTTACCATATGGCTTGCTGCATGCCTGTGGTTTCAAGACACAACCAGGCTTTTTTGTAAAAACTGTCTGTATTTGCATTGTCAGGCCAACACTGGATTCATATTACTGTCTTTTCCCAAAAAATACCATGCCTCCTTTCTGATGCTGCACTTGCATCTGTATCTACATGATATTCtgttccatttttcattttacacaaATATAAATTTCAGTAAGAACAGTAATTCAGTTTTGGGGTAAAATGGCAGGGGAACATATAGCCCATCTCtactttttagaaaacaagtGGACTTGTACCCAGTTAGTTACTACTAAATGTTGTATTGTTCAGAAACTGTGTCCAACCGAATTATCTAAAATACTAAGGAAGGCATTGTGAATTAAATGCGTCCAGAGGTTACAGTGAACAGAATGACAATTCTTAATCGGAGCACCACACCAAAATCAAAGGattgtttctcttttgcaggTTTATGATCTAAATAAAGTTGCAAAAGATATAGAGCTTCCTGGAGCTTTCATTcttggagctggagctgcttcaTCTAAGATTCTTGGAGTAAATGCTGAGGTCAGTAAATAAGTGTGATGGTTCTCGGTGAATCACGCAAGGATCATAATGGTAGAGCAGTATGCTGggtattttgcatttgcaacGAAATATTTAAGAAACACCGTTCATGCCAAAAGCACATAAAACACATTAGAAGGAGTTCAGGTGAGGGTCATCCACATACTattgagaaaataaagattaatttttaacttttcattctCCAGGAAGCATGTGATTGCTTTGAAGCGTGCaagaaacctgatttttttgtaactga
Proteins encoded:
- the TAF1D gene encoding TATA box-binding protein-associated factor RNA polymerase I subunit D isoform X2, whose protein sequence is MERSCSRQKNTAPEESSDELNSICKPSAASAEIVLDSSDAEIDLSTASGSEYHPKCSIAPSKQKKRSRSSRQQTESVAGAPENESSSDSSVSPQSPVRSLETSKKQESKLNLKAIFAYHFRGKKFKAAAHQKFWRSSRKKKKKKKKHEGTQMRTGRPPLTASPQEQRRRLLDRGFRFPFVEKHYGKKDIPLKMVLGYEQAATKGYFQYIEVLKYEEHLKKALGALQASEDLERECLLVRKHKYLDDEGPISPIEETNDDDDANSLNSDNQEDLDARVVFMLLLEDEVPTLLLMGKTLQMSVPTALEL
- the TAF1D gene encoding TATA box-binding protein-associated factor RNA polymerase I subunit D isoform X3 encodes the protein MERSCSRQKNTAPEESSDELNSICKPSAASAEIVLDSSDAEIDLSTASGSEYHPKCSIAPSKQKKRSRSSRQQTESVAGAPENESSSDSSVSPQSPVRSLETSKKQESKLNLKAIFAYHFRGKKFKAAAHQKFWRSSRKKKKKKKKHEGTQMRTGRPPLTASPQEQRRRLLDRGFRFPFVEKHYGKKDIPLKMVLGYEQAATKGYFQYIEVLKYEEHLKKALGALQASEDLERECLLVRKHKYLDDEGPISPIEETNDDDDANSLNSDNQEDLDARVVAST
- the TAF1D gene encoding TATA box-binding protein-associated factor RNA polymerase I subunit D isoform X4, yielding MERSCSRQKNTAPEESSDELNSICKPSAASAEIVLDSSDAEIDLSTASGSEYHPKCSIAPSKQKKRSRSSRQQTESVAGAPENESSSDSSVSPQSPVRSLETSKKQESKLNLKAIFAYHFRGKKFKAAAHQKFWRSSRKKKKKKKKHEGTQMRTGRPPLTASPQEQRRRLLDRGFRFPFVEKHYGKKDIPLKMVLGYEQAATKGYFQYIEVLKYEEHLKKALGALQASEDLERECLLVRKHKYLDDEGPISPIEETK
- the TAF1D gene encoding TATA box-binding protein-associated factor RNA polymerase I subunit D isoform X1 — encoded protein: MERSCSRQKNTAPEESSDELNSICKPSAASAEIVLDSSDAEIDLSTASGSEYHPKCSIAPSKQKKRSRSSRQQTESVAGAPENESSSDSSVSPQSPVRSLETSKKQESKLNLKAIFAYHFRGKKFKAAAHQKFWRSSRKKKKKKKKHEGTQMRTGRPPLTASPQEQRRRLLDRGFRFPFVEKHYGKKDIPLKMVLGYEQAATKGYFQYIEVLKYEEHLKKALGALQASEDLERECLLVRKHKYLDDEGPISPIEETNDDDDANSLNSDNQEDLDARVVFMLLLEDEVPTLLLMGKGNFICLIWFGHYLGSCR